ctcaaaaacttataaatacgTAATTAAATTTACATTTAATCCATACGAGACATTAGAatcataataattaaaaataatgttatttatgTTAATATAGTCCTAATCCACTATTAACAGTAAGTCATATCAAACACAtaacaaattgtaaaaaaaaattgagtttatcTATTTTGCTCTAAATTAAAAGTAATGTTATTCATTCTAATAATTGTTGTCGACATAATATTTcttattcaaaaaatgaaaaatataatttcatccAATCCAAATGACCAAATAACCCATTTGGTGcttatcaaataaaagaaaagaaaaactcattTGGTGGACCAGACCACGGACAGTCTCTCTCACTCCTCAATTTTCAGTGTGAAAAGGAAGCagcatttctttcttttatcttcaaCTACAAAATACATGATTAAAGAAAGCGCAAATCCTCGTGAGGCAGAGTAGTCTGTTCCTCTCTCTGCCCAACCCAATCCAACACACCATCCCCTTCTCTTTCCCTCCTTCTTCCccaaaagcaataaacaaatctaagaagaagaagaacaagtcTAGAGATAGAAACCAagaagctagagagagagaaatggcgGGCGGGGGCTCATCGGGGAGGTTGCCGACGTGGAAGGAAAGAGAGAACAACAAGAGAAGGGAGCGAAGAAGAAGAGCAATCGCAGCTAAGATATACTCTGGTCTTAGAGCTCAGGGGAACTATAAGCTACCTAAACACTGTGACAACAACGAGGTCTTGAAGGCTCTCTGTATCGAAGCTGGTTGGGTCGTCGAAGAAGATGGTACCACCTATCGCAAGGTTTTGCTCGCTTTTACACTCTCTCTTTTCTGCTCCTTCTAGATTTATATCTGTTGTTTTCTGTGTTTGTTGTTCATCTCTTTAAAATGactctttttttcattttataaatcTGGGTTTCTTCGTTTGTATTCATAGATCTACATGCATGGGTTGGTTGCATTGTAATCTAGATCTTCATCGAGGAAATGGGTCTTAAGAGTTCTGCAATTTATAAACTAAAATCAATCAGAGTTGTGTTTTTGATTTGATATCCTTTGTGGGTTTGTAGTCAATTGTAAAATAAGAAGAGGTAAAGGGGGGTTTGTGCTTCATGaggttgttgtttttttaaaaaaaaatcttaaatctgtAGAAGAGGTTGGTACCCAAGCTACAGGGATTAGGGAGTTCTTTCAGTAAATCACTTGGTTTCTTTCCTTTAATATCTAAACTTCTCTCTttaattatacatattttatatGGAAGGGTGTATTGGGTTCATTATATAGCTTGTTTTGGTTGTATATCAGAATTTAGATAGGATCTGAGGTTGCTTAATTTGCCTGGTTTAAGAGCAGATTTAGATTCCTTGCATTGTGTTTGCAACTTACAGTGAAgacattgaattttttttttttgataaatagaaGACATTGAAATTGAatcattctctcttttattaCCATACATTAATGTGTTGCAATTAATCCCTTTTCAATTCCTGCTTATAGACTGGCTAGCAGATATTGATTTGCTTGCATTTATTGAGCTCAAACTGGTATTTGGGGGGAGAGACCAAAAAACCATGAGAATTGAGCAATGTTTGTGCTGCTTCAGCTATCAAttactaacaattttttttttcccgttgGAATCTCATCTTGTGTCTTAACTTTTTTGTTAATACTCTCACGCAGGGATGCAAGCCAGCCCCAGCTGAGATGGCAGGGACTTCAACAAACATCAGCACATGTTCCTCTGTTCAATTAAGCCCACAATCCTCAAATTTTCCCAGTCCTGTACCATCCTATCATGCCAGCCCATCGTCGTCCTCATTCCCAAGCCCTACTCGATTTGATGCAAATCCCTCCTCTTACCTCCTCCCATTCCTACGCAATATTGCCTCCATACCTACAAATCTTCCTCCTCTTAGAATATCCAACAGTGCTCCTGTAACGCCACCCCTTTCTTCGCCAACCTCTAGAGGTTCAAAACGAAAACCGGACTGGGAATCCCTTTCCAATGGTTCCCTAAACTCCTTTCGCCACCCCCTATTTGCAGCCTCTGCCCCGTCAAGCCCTACACGACGTCACCATGCTACACCTGCCACAATACCAGAATGTGATGAATCTGATGCTTCCACAGTGGACTCTGGTCGTTGGGTCAGTTTCCAGGCAGTTCCACCCCAAGCGGCTCCTCCTTCACCTACATTTAATCTAATGAAACCAGTGGCCCAACAGAGCTGTCTCCAAGATGGGGTTGATGTGCATGAAGGCTTAGACTGGGGAACTGCagcagagagagggagaggcaCAGAGTTTGAGTTCGAGAGTGGCAGAGTAAAGGCATGGGAGGGTGAGAGAATTCATGAGGTAGGGATGGAGGATCTGGAGCTTACACTGGGGAGTGGGAAGACCCGTGGTGAAGCATCAGGCTGATGATCATATCTTGCTTGAGAATGTATAAACTGGAGGCAAGAATTCGCCATGTATGTGGGTTGAGCTGTGCATTCTCAATGGTACTCCGTTTTCTTAGCCGGCTGAGCGGCATTCCTTGGGGCCTCATTATGACTTCTGTCACTTTAATTTGACATCGGTGCGTCCAATCTTTTCTTCATCTGTACAGTACTCTTTAGCTAGGAGCCATCACACGATTATAAACCAATAggatttaattataatatgatCGAATTTTTAATGAGCTTCATGGAAGCACTGCTTTCCTAATTAGTTAATGTGGTGAGAAAAGCAGGTTCATAGGGAGGTCATATTCCTGTTACCATTGCTTATGTTTGGGGTATCTTCAATTCTTGATTTATTATAGGGCCCTATTTGAATTGTCAACGGGTTTAATtgtgttatcttttttttttttttttttggtgtgtgtgttttttgggggggggggatacTTACTATCTTATTGGCAAACAAATCCATTCTATTTCATCTATGACTGTAGTTCATCTACTAGCAACTCCTGTGAAGAATTTTGGTCCATGTTCTATTTCTTAGCCCTTTTTTCATGTGTCTCAAATTCCTTGAGGGGAGCTCAAACACATTCAATGGATAattcataattttgttttgttgcaCCATAAAGTAATTTTTAGCAGTCTATGTGCGTAAGTTGATCTGTGGGATGGCGTAAGAGTTTGAGTTTGATTGTGTTGGTTCTTAAGACTTTTTTATGGTCATCAGCAGGGTTTTTCGTACCatagcttttcttttctgcagGCAGAGAAGTGCATAATATGCGAAGCtgtgaaaaattgaaataactCTAGAAGCGATTTATTTCTCCAGTATCGTCATTTCTGAATTATGATGCGTGTTTATTATCCACGTGCATGTCACGCCCAGCTCTCTACAGTTTGTTGTCTTTGTTTGTGGGTCAAACAAAGCGTCTAGAAAGTAGAAAGTAGACACGAAACCAGAGGGCCCTTTCCCATGTGATATGCCTTATAATGGAAACAAGGTGACCTTTGTCATGCCTGATGTTGTAGCTCACCAACCATTCTAGTAACTCTCTTTCATTTCCCAGCTTAATAATCCAACATGAAAAAGGGTCTCTCCATATGTGATTAAGattatgtttcttttcttttttctttctttaccaaaaaaaggaaaaaaagaaaaaagattatgTTTCTTTTATATGTAAAAGTGTCACGTCATTTAGGGCTTGTTTGATTCTATTTTTGGAGGTCTCGGAAAGTGCTTTAAGAGAAGGAGATGAGAATTGCGGTGGGAAAGTAGAGCCTGTATGAAATACATAAAGAAAAGTAGATATAGCTTGGTGGCAAAGTTATTCAcgaaaaaaaagtttcaattgtGGGGCTATGATTGAAACCCTATAATATTGCTGTGTTAACCAAAAGGAACTAGGTGGAGCAAGGTATTACTCATGCTTTATTTTGTTCATATACTAGGAGGATATAGCTATTTGTGGGGGTCCAAATCAATGATTGCATAGACGTTTATAGGACAAGGTAGAAAGGCTCAAAGGAAAATCCATGCAACGTGGGGATGGACCTAAATTCGCTGTAATTGCTTGGTCCCTATGGCAACATAGAAACAATGTGTAAGGATTTAGTGATGCTAATGCAGTAGGAAAGCCTACCTATAACTAGAAGAGATTTTAAAAGTTTGAGAATGAATAGGTGCACCAAGGAGGAACCACACACAGCCAACCCAAGAGTGGGCGTGCTCATCAGGAACTCGAAAGGAATGTGCATGGTAGCTTTGAGGAATTGATAAAGTACAGCTCGTGGACTCCAAATGATGAGGCAGAAGCAGATGCATTGGCGTTGCAAAGAGCTATAACTACGGTTGAGTAGTGAAATCACAGAGGGCGAAAATGTGGCTGTGATTAGAGAGATGGTTTCAATGGAGAGCTCACTTACTAGTTAGTTACGACCATAAGTATAGTATCTAAAATTATAACGAAATTCAATTAGtaggatattattattttctctcatgaTTAACACTTATGgaaagtataagtgtttgtggggtgtggaggATAAGGGCAGGGGTTCAAGTTTCTAGGAGGAAGtttcatacatacatacacttAGATAAtgttagaatagaatttctatcttgtaaaaaaaaaaaaaaaaaaaaaaaaaaaaaggaaacgtaCCACTATCATATAAtctaataacaaaaacaagatatgaaaagaaaagaaaagaaaaaaaaaaaaaaaaccaagatagctttataaaatataaattgaccCAATTAGCAAAAACATGACGTGcacagagtttttttttttttttggtttaatattaaaattttctattcatcCCTGCAAATGAATAGACGTAACACCAAAAATTAACACACATGTTTGTTGACACCCCAAAAAATGgataaatagtaaattactctttCACCATAAatgttcatttttcattttaagttgTTTAAATGAAAGACATGACAATTTTTGAGATTTCAAGAGGGAATTTTGGTACAATTGAAAAGTTAATCCCAAATAGAAGAATCTTATTATTAGTAGTGTGGAGCCCAAAAATTTGTGGCCCTGACCCACTTATACATTGAGATCCAAGGCCTGTGCCGAGGAGGGTAGTTGCCGATGACGAGTAGGGAAAGACCAAATAGCTTAGAGACGCAGctgaggatgaccctgtcctcggcatcccaagatTTCGAAGGGAAGAGTGACATGTCATCAAAAGCAGCCTCCAAAAGGCCCCCAGaagaagaggcgagtagaatgggacccacgtgggggtacggtgtggaggtggttcaaggtaaatacgtcccctTCGCATTGAATGCGTCCACAAACGTCCTAActatattaatgagaaaagacgcctgaacagtgtggtttcggttattgcaactaacaaaaagtaaggagaggcggctgatgggacaggtacttgAATAGGCACCTGCCTAATCAACAGGTGGAGGACCAGGATCagccaagaagggctatataatgtgaagatTGATGCGCCAAAGTGGGAGGCtaggaaaaaaggccaagaaccagagcctcccagaccgtctcgaggagaaagactccctgagcgaacatggtttaattctgtatgaacaccGCGACTAACCACCGTTTGGTGACTAatgcctaacctttcaaacccacgctctacaaattatattgtttgggccctcaacgtgtgaacccaatactgttttgGAGCTGtcacgaattgagtccttacaattggcgccgtctgtggggaaggcttgtgtgttggcacaggcggtgggttGAGAAAGTTCCCCCGCCCCATCACTTCTAACAGCCCGTTGTGGTGCCCTaacataaagttccactaggggctacgtgtTTCCAGTAGCgcagatggttctaggggcttggccgaggggctaatccccccAAACCAATGTCCCAtaccttggccgaggggctaatctccccaaactacttaatgaaaatatctaagttttggacagaaccaaggtattgcatggtcctcggactcaaacctatggggaaaccaactacttaaaaactaagttttggacagaaccaaggtatggtcctcagactcaaacctatggggaaaccaactacttaaaaatcaagttttgggcagaaccaaggtattgcatggtcctcggactcaaacctatggggaaaccaactacttaaaaatcaagttttggacagaaccaaggtattgtatggtcctcggacttaaacctatggggaaaccaactacttaaaaagttttggacataaccaaggtattgcatagtcctcggactcaaacctacgaAGAAATCAACCACTTAAGGAGAGTTCTAGATTGCTCAGACCACCGGGATGATTATATGCTAAAAGTCGGATTAAGTCCTAGACGGAATGAAGATCCCGACCTGTCCTCGGATCCTCAGTTTTAAGGGAATTGACG
This portion of the Quercus lobata isolate SW786 unplaced genomic scaffold, ValleyOak3.0 Primary Assembly Scq3eQI_155, whole genome shotgun sequence genome encodes:
- the LOC115973695 gene encoding BES1/BZR1 homolog protein 2-like; protein product: MAGGGSSGRLPTWKERENNKRRERRRRAIAAKIYSGLRAQGNYKLPKHCDNNEVLKALCIEAGWVVEEDGTTYRKGCKPAPAEMAGTSTNISTCSSVQLSPQSSNFPSPVPSYHASPSSSSFPSPTRFDANPSSYLLPFLRNIASIPTNLPPLRISNSAPVTPPLSSPTSRGSKRKPDWESLSNGSLNSFRHPLFAASAPSSPTRRHHATPATIPECDESDASTVDSGRWVSFQAVPPQAAPPSPTFNLMKPVAQQSCLQDGVDVHEGLDWGTAAERGRGTEFEFESGRVKAWEGERIHEVGMEDLELTLGSGKTRGEASG